Within Pseudomonadota bacterium, the genomic segment TGAATGCCGTGGAGATCGTCGAGGGCTACTTCGCTACAAACAAAGCACAGAGGGCGCTTGTCGTTGCTTCAGAACATAATAGCGCCTACAGTGACGACAGGGATGTGCAATCGGGTCATTTATGGGGCGATGGCGCCGGGGCTGTATTTATTTCAAAAGAAAAGGCCTCCGAAGAGGACATAGAGATCCTTGACCTGAACACAACGGGGCTCGGTCACATCGGAAAAGGTATCGAGGGAGTATATTTGAGGCCCAATGAGGGCGGCCTCAAAATGCCTTTTGGCAAAGACATCTTTGTCAATGCAAGCAAATACATGGTTTCCGAGGTTAAGAACATCTTGAAAAAAAACCATTTAGCATTGGAGGAGATCGTTCATCTCATCCCGCATCAGGCTAATTCAAGGATCATCGCCCACGTCATTGAGGGCCTTGGATTGCATAACGGGGAGGTGATCATGAATATCGAAGAAACCGGCAATACGGGCTGCGCAAGTACAATGATCGCCCTTTCACAAAACTGGAAAAGGTTCCGGAAAAGCGAACTGATCGTTATTACTGTTTTCGGGGGTGGATACTCAAGCGGTGCCATGCTTTTGAAAAAGTAATATGGGGTGCAGCGGCTTCCACCGAAATAAAGGCGGAGAGGGAAGGCCGAAGAATATCCGGAAAGGTCGGAGGAGTGATTTCAGGAGCGTCGTATTCATCAAAAAAACTGCAATAGCTTGCAGGTAAGAGGCGTGAATCATGGATCCTAAACAGACATTGCCCTCCCTGGTCATTAAAGGGAGAACAATAAAGGTACCCATTATCCAGGGCGGCATGGGTGTGGGTGTGTCACTCTCTCCGCTCGCCAGCGCCGTTGCAGAAGAAGGGGGCGTCGGCATCGTGTCGAGCGCAGCCCTTGACAGGCTTATCACGAAAAGGACCGGCAAGAAACATACCACATATGAAGCCGTTTTTGAAGAGATATCGCAAGCGAAAGCAAAGGGCGGTGTATCGGGCATCAACATTATGGTTGCCCTCATAAAAACCTATGAAGATACAGTAAAAGCTTCCATCGACGCAGGAGCGGATGTCATTATTTCCGGCGCGGGCCTGCCGCTGGGCCTGCCGGTTGTCAAAAACCCTGGCGATACAGCCCTGATTCCCATCGTCTCTTCGGCAAGGGCCCTTGAACTCATATGCAAGAAATGGGAACGGGTAGGCTACAGGCCTGATGCCGTTGTGCTCGAGGGACCCCTGGCCGGTGGTCACCTGGGGTTCAAATTTGAGGACATATACCTCGAGTCGAACAAGCTCGAAAATCTCTTACCCCCTGTAAAGGAAATGGCAGAAAAATATGGCGACTTTCCTGTTATCGCAGCGGGAGGTATCTACACGCACGATGATATCGTAAGATTCCTGAAGATGGGTGCAGATGGGGTGCAGATGGGAACGCGCTTCCTCGTTACCCGGGAAAGCAGTGCAACTGATGAGTATAAGCAGGCTGTTATCAATGCCGGCAAGGAGGACATCATCGTGGCGCAGAACCCCGGTTCTCCCTGCGGTTTGCCGTTCATGGTTATTAAGGAATCACCTAGTTTCCAGAACGCGCTCCAGAAGAAGAGAAAACCCCGTTGCGATAAGGGGTATGTGCTGCGACCGGACAGGGAAGGAAATTTCAACCAATGCCGTGCACGACTTGATGACGGCGGAAATTTTTGCATCTGCAATGGCCTCCTCAGCTCCGCCGGGTATAACCCTGACCAGGAGGCACCCCTCTACACAGTCGGCGCTAATGGTTATCGCGTTGACAAGCTTACAACCGTCAAAGAATTGATTGCCGAACTGACGGG encodes:
- a CDS encoding 3-oxoacyl-ACP synthase III family protein; protein product: MYINAASHYLPTTTVPNEYYVNLVGLSDEWIYKRSGIRSRTRANTNENTNTMSIEAAKSAIDRLPYPVEDVDLIVGATYTPYDTVGTLAHAVQRFLHIPKARVISISSACSSFLNAVEIVEGYFATNKAQRALVVASEHNSAYSDDRDVQSGHLWGDGAGAVFISKEKASEEDIEILDLNTTGLGHIGKGIEGVYLRPNEGGLKMPFGKDIFVNASKYMVSEVKNILKKNHLALEEIVHLIPHQANSRIIAHVIEGLGLHNGEVIMNIEETGNTGCASTMIALSQNWKRFRKSELIVITVFGGGYSSGAMLLKK
- a CDS encoding nitronate monooxygenase; this encodes MDPKQTLPSLVIKGRTIKVPIIQGGMGVGVSLSPLASAVAEEGGVGIVSSAALDRLITKRTGKKHTTYEAVFEEISQAKAKGGVSGINIMVALIKTYEDTVKASIDAGADVIISGAGLPLGLPVVKNPGDTALIPIVSSARALELICKKWERVGYRPDAVVLEGPLAGGHLGFKFEDIYLESNKLENLLPPVKEMAEKYGDFPVIAAGGIYTHDDIVRFLKMGADGVQMGTRFLVTRESSATDEYKQAVINAGKEDIIVAQNPGSPCGLPFMVIKESPSFQNALQKKRKPRCDKGYVLRPDREGNFNQCRARLDDGGNFCICNGLLSSAGYNPDQEAPLYTVGANGYRVDKLTTVKELIAELTGKTNQSC